The proteins below are encoded in one region of Amorphus orientalis:
- a CDS encoding TRAP transporter permease, which translates to MPFGLEQLRLQAPDTRSAPETAVVSGLFVALAIGATALVINGAYFGLITALILRSAFFSLVSSAGLLFVGLRARNSGVRWACYALAAVALVPGVHLWQSYIDIVMRGAMATEPDLWIFVGLMAVVLVLVRMALGWALVILVVAALAYAWFGDLIPGKYGHGGYDLRRLTSTLMLSTEGIYGLPMGVAVEYIFLFALLGTLLMRIGTGSVFVDLARGLTGRVQGGPGLSAALSSSLLGTINGSAVANVVTTGTFTIPLMKRVGYTPNLAGAIEAAASSAGQILPPVMGAAAFLMAEILGVPYQQIALAALVPGLLYVAALLVAVRLEAGRLDLARDTTAGLALLRETVLKRGYLLVPLIALIVFLVLGYTPTQAAVICIVFGLLISPWRKSTRIGPVGLAMVCRDTLVATLPIVAAVAAAGAVIGVLNLTGLGLMLSSLIVETGGQQLWAILLLTALASFVLGMGLPTSAAYLLLAVLVAPALTKLGLPPIVAHMFIFYYGLVSAITPPVALAAYAAASISGGDANKTAMESVRLGFVKLLVPFLFVTMPGLLMLGSGLQIALSIVFAGIGVVGLTISFAGWLGRSMSVVERLAMAAGCLLVLWPTDVAAFDPVTLGARAVGLLVVGFTIWRPLADRRPVPATEEAGTKA; encoded by the coding sequence ATGCCTTTCGGTCTCGAACAGTTGCGCCTGCAGGCGCCGGACACACGCTCGGCACCGGAGACGGCCGTCGTCTCCGGGCTCTTCGTGGCGCTCGCCATCGGGGCGACGGCGCTGGTGATCAACGGAGCCTATTTCGGCCTGATCACCGCGCTGATCCTGCGCTCGGCGTTCTTCTCGCTGGTGTCGTCGGCAGGGCTTCTGTTCGTGGGCCTGAGGGCCAGAAACAGCGGCGTGCGGTGGGCGTGCTATGCGCTCGCCGCCGTCGCCCTCGTGCCGGGTGTCCATCTCTGGCAGTCCTATATCGACATCGTCATGCGCGGCGCCATGGCGACCGAGCCGGACCTGTGGATCTTCGTCGGGCTCATGGCCGTCGTGCTCGTGCTGGTGCGCATGGCGCTTGGCTGGGCGCTGGTCATCCTCGTCGTCGCTGCGCTGGCCTACGCCTGGTTCGGCGACCTCATTCCCGGCAAGTACGGCCACGGCGGCTACGATCTCCGCCGCCTCACCTCGACGCTTATGCTCTCCACCGAAGGCATCTACGGCCTGCCGATGGGGGTGGCGGTCGAGTACATCTTCCTGTTCGCGCTCCTCGGCACCCTGCTCATGCGCATCGGCACCGGCTCGGTGTTCGTCGACCTGGCGCGCGGGCTGACCGGACGCGTGCAGGGCGGACCCGGGCTTTCGGCCGCGCTCTCCAGCTCGCTCCTGGGCACCATCAACGGCAGCGCGGTGGCCAACGTCGTCACCACCGGCACGTTCACGATCCCGCTGATGAAGCGCGTCGGCTACACCCCCAACCTCGCCGGCGCGATCGAGGCCGCGGCGTCCTCGGCGGGCCAGATCCTGCCGCCGGTGATGGGCGCCGCCGCCTTCCTGATGGCCGAAATCCTGGGTGTCCCCTACCAGCAGATCGCACTGGCGGCCCTCGTGCCCGGGCTGCTCTACGTGGCCGCGCTCCTGGTCGCCGTTCGACTCGAGGCGGGACGGCTCGACCTCGCCCGCGACACCACCGCCGGCCTGGCGCTTCTGCGCGAAACCGTTCTGAAACGCGGCTACCTGCTGGTGCCGCTGATCGCCCTGATCGTCTTCCTGGTGCTCGGCTACACGCCGACCCAGGCCGCCGTCATCTGCATCGTGTTCGGCCTGCTGATTTCGCCGTGGCGGAAGTCCACGCGCATCGGCCCGGTCGGCCTCGCCATGGTGTGCCGCGACACCCTCGTGGCCACGCTGCCGATCGTCGCCGCCGTGGCGGCCGCCGGCGCGGTGATCGGCGTGCTCAACCTCACCGGCCTCGGGCTCATGCTGTCGAGCCTCATCGTCGAGACCGGCGGCCAGCAGTTGTGGGCGATCCTGCTCCTGACGGCGCTTGCCTCCTTCGTTCTGGGCATGGGCCTGCCGACCTCGGCAGCCTATCTGCTGCTCGCGGTGCTGGTCGCGCCGGCGCTGACGAAGCTCGGCCTCCCGCCGATCGTGGCCCACATGTTCATCTTCTATTACGGCCTCGTCTCCGCCATCACGCCGCCCGTGGCGCTTGCGGCCTACGCGGCCGCCTCGATCTCCGGCGGCGATGCCAACAAGACGGCGATGGAATCGGTGCGGCTCGGCTTCGTGAAGCTCTTGGTGCCGTTCCTGTTCGTCACCATGCCGGGGCTCCTGATGCTCGGCTCCGGTCTTCAGATCGCGCTGTCGATCGTCTTCGCCGGCATCGGCGTCGTCGGTCTGACCATCTCCTTCGCCGGCTGGCTCGGCCGGTCCATGTCCGTCGTGGAGCGCCTCGCCATGGCGGCCGGCTGCCTGCTCGTGCTGTGGCCCACCGACGTTGCCGCCTTCGATCCGGTCACCCTCGGCGCCCGCGCGGTCGGTCTCCTCGTCGTCGGCTTCACAATCTGGCGGCCGCTTGCCGACCGCCGCCCTGTCCCCGCAACCGAAGAAGCAGGTACCAAGGCCTGA
- a CDS encoding DUF6064 family protein — translation MGPWWTYRPQDFLLFSPSVYWRLFELANAALFPLPLIALVLGSVIVWLGMRGRPGAFAFVGALLSVGWALSAWQFLWVRYVPVNWAASYAVPAFLVEALLLLGLGFAGGSGRGDGSGRIASTAGAALAVGGLALYPLFAPLSGRPIAGAEVVGIAPDATAVFTLGVLCLWPRSRLVALAMVVPVAWCLASAATLLTMGTWQGWVPLAAAGAAVAARAWPAKN, via the coding sequence ATGGGACCCTGGTGGACCTACCGGCCACAGGACTTCCTGCTGTTTTCGCCGTCGGTCTACTGGCGCCTTTTCGAGCTGGCCAACGCGGCGCTCTTCCCGCTTCCGCTGATCGCGCTGGTTCTCGGGTCTGTGATCGTCTGGCTCGGGATGCGCGGCCGACCGGGGGCGTTCGCGTTCGTCGGCGCGCTGCTGTCGGTGGGGTGGGCGCTGTCAGCCTGGCAGTTCCTCTGGGTACGCTATGTGCCGGTCAACTGGGCGGCGTCCTATGCGGTGCCGGCCTTCCTGGTCGAGGCGCTTCTGCTCCTGGGGCTCGGGTTCGCGGGTGGGTCGGGCCGCGGAGACGGGTCGGGGCGGATCGCCTCCACCGCCGGAGCCGCGCTGGCTGTCGGCGGTCTCGCTCTCTATCCGCTGTTCGCGCCGCTCTCCGGCCGGCCGATCGCCGGCGCCGAAGTGGTCGGGATCGCGCCGGACGCAACGGCGGTCTTCACGCTGGGTGTGCTGTGTCTCTGGCCGCGGTCGCGTCTGGTCGCGCTGGCGATGGTCGTGCCGGTGGCCTGGTGCCTGGCGAGTGCGGCGACGCTTCTGACCATGGGGACATGGCAGGGCTGGGTGCCGCTCGCCGCCGCAGGCGCGGCCGTCGCCGCCCGCGCCTGGCCGGCCAAAAACTAG
- a CDS encoding amidohydrolase family protein: MSSTYLPFHPSPKSPDITLPAGACDAHCHVFGPAAAFPFAPERTYTPVDAPKEKLFELHRHLGIERSVIVQASCHGTDNAAMLDAIAHGNGNYRGIAMVKPDISEDELRALDAGGVRGVRFNFVSHLGKDADIDAVRTTIEKIIPFGWHAVVHFEANRLETLAPVLKQLPLTMVIDHMGRPDASLGTDQPAFRMLLDLMEDERFWVKVCGSERISRAGPPFTDAVPFGRMLVERFPDRVLWGTDWPHPNIKKHMPDDGHLVDLLQMIAPDDAHLKRLLVDNPTRLYWPESL, from the coding sequence ATGTCGTCGACCTATCTGCCGTTCCATCCGTCCCCGAAGAGCCCGGACATCACCCTGCCGGCCGGCGCCTGCGACGCCCATTGCCACGTGTTCGGCCCCGCCGCCGCGTTCCCCTTCGCGCCCGAGCGCACCTACACGCCCGTCGACGCGCCGAAGGAGAAGCTGTTCGAGCTGCACCGGCATCTGGGCATCGAGCGGTCGGTGATCGTGCAGGCGAGCTGCCACGGCACCGACAACGCGGCCATGCTCGACGCCATCGCCCACGGCAACGGCAACTATCGCGGCATCGCCATGGTGAAGCCCGACATCAGCGAGGACGAGCTGCGCGCGCTCGACGCCGGCGGCGTCCGGGGCGTGCGCTTCAACTTCGTCAGCCATCTCGGCAAGGACGCCGACATCGACGCCGTCCGGACCACGATCGAGAAGATCATCCCCTTCGGCTGGCACGCGGTCGTGCATTTCGAGGCGAACCGGCTGGAGACGCTGGCGCCGGTGCTGAAGCAGCTTCCGCTCACGATGGTGATCGACCATATGGGCCGACCGGACGCGAGCCTCGGCACCGACCAGCCGGCCTTCCGGATGCTGCTCGATCTGATGGAGGACGAGCGCTTCTGGGTGAAGGTCTGTGGCTCCGAACGCATTTCCCGCGCCGGCCCGCCCTTTACCGACGCCGTCCCCTTCGGCCGCATGCTGGTCGAGCGCTTCCCCGACAGGGTGCTGTGGGGAACCGACTGGCCGCACCCGAACATCAAGAAGCACATGCCCGACGACGGCCATCTGGTCGACCTGCTCCAGATGATCGCGCCGGACGATGCCCATTTGAAGCGGCTGCTTGTCGACAATCCCACGCGCCTTTATTGGCCGGAGAGTCTTTGA
- a CDS encoding catechol 2,3-dioxygenase: protein MSEPCFDVAHLGHVEMLTDKPEETLDFFVNVYGLTESGRDDTSIYLRAWDDYEFHTLKLTASDTTGLGHVAYRASSQAALERRVAVIESMGCGIGWVDGDLGHGRAYRFKSPDGHVFELYYDTKRYEAPEGEKPALKNIAQRYHGRGVAVRRLDHLNLLAADVSAIRDFMVQALGSRVTEMIQLNNGRIGGCWFTVNNKGYDVAFTEEHANAHARFHHVTYAVDQREDVLRAADIFLEHGVFIETGPHKHAIQGTFFLYVYEPAGNRVEVANAGARLILAPDWEPVVWTEEERKKGQAWGLKTIESFHTHGTPPIGETIIE from the coding sequence ATGAGCGAACCCTGTTTCGACGTCGCCCATCTCGGCCACGTGGAGATGCTGACCGACAAGCCGGAGGAGACCCTCGACTTCTTCGTCAACGTCTACGGCCTGACCGAAAGCGGCCGCGATGACACGTCAATCTATCTCCGTGCCTGGGACGACTACGAGTTCCACACCCTGAAGCTCACCGCCTCCGACACCACCGGTCTCGGCCACGTGGCCTATCGCGCCTCGTCCCAGGCCGCCCTGGAGCGCCGGGTCGCGGTGATCGAATCCATGGGGTGCGGCATCGGCTGGGTCGACGGCGATCTGGGCCACGGCCGCGCCTACCGGTTCAAGAGCCCGGACGGACACGTCTTCGAGCTCTACTACGACACGAAGCGCTACGAGGCGCCGGAGGGCGAGAAGCCGGCGCTGAAGAACATCGCCCAGCGCTATCACGGCCGCGGCGTCGCCGTGCGCCGGCTCGACCATCTGAACCTCCTGGCCGCCGACGTCTCCGCCATCCGCGACTTCATGGTCCAGGCGCTCGGCAGCCGGGTGACGGAGATGATCCAGCTCAACAACGGCCGCATCGGCGGCTGCTGGTTCACCGTCAACAACAAGGGCTACGACGTCGCCTTCACCGAGGAGCACGCGAACGCCCACGCCCGGTTCCATCACGTGACCTACGCCGTGGACCAGCGCGAGGACGTGCTCAGGGCCGCCGACATCTTCCTGGAGCACGGCGTGTTCATCGAGACCGGACCGCACAAGCACGCGATCCAGGGCACCTTCTTCCTCTATGTCTACGAGCCGGCCGGCAACCGGGTCGAGGTCGCCAACGCCGGCGCGCGGCTGATCCTCGCCCCCGACTGGGAGCCGGTCGTGTGGACGGAAGAGGAGCGCAAGAAGGGCCAGGCCTGGGGCCTCAAGACCATCGAGAGCTTCCACACCCACGGTACGCCGCCGATCGGCGAGACCATCATCGAGTAG
- a CDS encoding xanthine dehydrogenase family protein molybdopterin-binding subunit — MSVRIGRSEFRLEDTPLVTGNGRYTADETLPGEAALVFLRSPVASGSIRTLDVAAARAAPGVLAVLTAADLPETFRPILPALFHPGPDGRDMHVPPYRALADGTVRYVGDLVAAVVAETRAAAEDALELIEFDIDEAEPVIDPVAARSSGSPAVWPDCPDNICFRVVTGDPQAVRQAIAAAPNVVRERFEITRVTAAPMEVRGARGTFDPDSGRYTLHVGTQAPHRLAESVAEMMSLAPGSVHVTSRDTGGSFGMKNAHYPEYPVILHAAETTGRPIRWEPARTESLLADSHSREQVVQAALALDDDGRFLALEVEICAAVGAYLGPMSVHPMVANVGSLSGVYTTPQIAATVDGVFTNTQNMAPYRGAGRPEAIYIIERMADVAARRLGIDPAVIRRRNMIPAEAMPYDTGFVFTYDSGDFPTIFDEALRRADWAGFEARRREAEARGRLSGIGLTYAIEIAGGPPAKPMPEYARIEVEADGTVALGIGGGDTGMGHRTTYAGILSERIGVDPEKIRFATGDTDAVARGTGSFGSRTTAAVGTAMLRAFDVLVEKARARTAEALEVAEADVEFTDGAFTIVGTDRRITLPDVARHFGEGFEADDFSAADNANFPNGCHVCEVEVDPETGLVEILRYTVVDDVGTVLNEALVYGQIHGGIVQGAGQALMERMVYDRDSGQPLTASFLDYAMPRAGEFPLFDISCHPVPTTTNALGAKGAGEAGVVGSLPALVNAVVDALVPYGIDHIDMPLTPDRVWEAIRSASR, encoded by the coding sequence ATGTCCGTCCGCATCGGTCGCTCCGAATTCCGTCTCGAAGACACGCCGCTCGTCACCGGCAACGGCCGCTACACGGCAGACGAGACGCTGCCGGGCGAGGCCGCGCTCGTGTTCCTGCGCTCGCCCGTCGCCAGCGGCTCCATCCGCACCCTCGACGTGGCGGCGGCCCGTGCCGCGCCGGGCGTGCTCGCGGTCCTGACGGCGGCCGATCTGCCGGAGACGTTCCGCCCGATCCTGCCCGCCCTGTTCCATCCCGGCCCCGACGGCCGCGACATGCACGTGCCGCCCTATCGGGCCCTCGCGGACGGGACCGTCCGCTATGTGGGCGACCTGGTGGCCGCGGTCGTGGCCGAAACACGCGCCGCCGCCGAAGACGCGCTGGAGCTGATCGAGTTCGACATCGACGAGGCCGAACCGGTCATCGACCCGGTGGCCGCACGCTCGAGCGGCTCACCGGCGGTCTGGCCGGACTGTCCCGACAACATCTGCTTCCGGGTCGTCACGGGCGATCCCCAGGCCGTGCGACAGGCGATCGCGGCGGCACCCAACGTGGTGCGCGAGCGCTTCGAGATCACCCGCGTGACCGCCGCCCCGATGGAGGTGCGCGGCGCACGCGGCACGTTCGATCCCGACAGCGGCCGCTACACGCTCCATGTGGGCACCCAGGCGCCGCACCGTCTGGCCGAGAGCGTCGCGGAGATGATGTCTCTCGCCCCTGGGAGCGTCCACGTGACCAGCCGCGACACCGGCGGCTCGTTCGGCATGAAGAACGCCCACTACCCCGAATATCCGGTGATCCTGCACGCCGCCGAGACCACCGGGCGGCCGATCCGCTGGGAGCCGGCGCGCACGGAATCCCTTCTCGCCGACAGCCACAGCCGCGAGCAGGTGGTGCAGGCCGCCCTCGCCCTCGACGACGACGGCCGCTTCCTGGCTCTTGAGGTGGAGATCTGCGCTGCGGTCGGCGCCTATCTCGGTCCGATGTCGGTGCATCCGATGGTCGCCAATGTCGGCTCGCTGTCCGGCGTCTACACGACCCCGCAGATCGCCGCGACGGTCGACGGCGTCTTCACCAACACCCAGAACATGGCGCCCTATCGCGGCGCCGGCCGGCCCGAAGCCATCTACATCATCGAGCGCATGGCCGACGTCGCCGCCCGCCGGCTCGGCATCGACCCCGCCGTAATCCGGCGACGCAACATGATCCCGGCCGAAGCGATGCCGTACGACACGGGCTTCGTGTTCACCTATGACAGCGGCGACTTCCCCACGATTTTCGACGAAGCACTGCGGCGCGCCGACTGGGCGGGCTTCGAGGCCAGGCGCCGCGAGGCGGAAGCGCGCGGCCGACTGAGCGGGATCGGCCTCACCTACGCGATCGAGATCGCCGGCGGACCGCCCGCGAAGCCGATGCCGGAATATGCCCGCATCGAAGTCGAGGCGGACGGAACCGTCGCGCTGGGGATCGGCGGCGGCGACACCGGCATGGGGCACCGCACCACCTATGCCGGCATTCTCTCCGAGCGGATCGGCGTCGACCCGGAAAAAATCCGCTTCGCCACCGGCGATACCGACGCGGTGGCCCGCGGCACCGGCAGCTTCGGATCGCGCACCACCGCCGCCGTCGGCACCGCGATGCTGCGCGCCTTCGACGTGCTGGTGGAGAAGGCGCGCGCCCGGACCGCGGAAGCGCTCGAGGTCGCCGAGGCCGACGTGGAGTTCACCGACGGCGCCTTCACCATCGTCGGCACCGATCGCCGGATCACCCTGCCGGACGTCGCCCGCCATTTCGGCGAAGGCTTCGAGGCCGACGACTTCTCAGCCGCCGACAACGCGAATTTTCCCAACGGCTGCCATGTCTGCGAGGTCGAGGTGGACCCGGAGACCGGCCTGGTGGAGATCCTCCGCTACACCGTCGTCGACGATGTCGGGACGGTCCTGAACGAGGCCCTCGTCTACGGCCAGATCCATGGCGGGATCGTGCAGGGGGCTGGCCAGGCGCTGATGGAGCGGATGGTCTATGACCGCGACAGCGGTCAGCCGCTGACCGCCTCGTTCCTGGACTATGCGATGCCGCGGGCGGGCGAGTTCCCGTTGTTCGACATCAGCTGCCATCCGGTCCCGACCACGACCAATGCGCTCGGGGCGAAGGGGGCCGGCGAGGCCGGCGTGGTCGGCTCGCTGCCGGCGCTTGTCAACGCGGTCGTCGACGCGCTCGTGCCGTACGGCATCGACCATATCGACATGCCGCTGACGCCGGACCGGGTGTGGGAGGCGATCCGGTCCGCGAGCCGATAG
- a CDS encoding aldo/keto reductase, whose product MADGYPTRRDFLAATAVLAGAASLPAWPASAQPQLLTRTIPSTGEAVPAVGMGTWITFNVGTDPALRADRAGVTAAFLEAGGRVIDSSPMYGSSQDVLGYALDRVGRPDGLFAADKVWTSSKAAGPDQIAASERKWGVSGFDLMQVHNLRAWQAHLPMLFDRKAAGEIRYVGISTSEGRRHDAFEDIMRSQPLDFVQVSYNVANREVEERILPLARDRGIAVIVNRPFQQDRLTRWLEGRPLPGFADEIGASTWAQVLLKFILAEPAVTVAIPATTKAEHARENVAAASGPLPDRAMRERIVTYLQEL is encoded by the coding sequence TTGGCCGACGGATATCCGACCCGACGCGACTTTCTCGCCGCCACCGCAGTGCTTGCCGGCGCGGCGAGCCTGCCGGCATGGCCCGCGTCCGCGCAGCCGCAGCTGCTCACGCGGACCATCCCGTCCACCGGCGAAGCGGTGCCAGCGGTCGGCATGGGGACATGGATCACGTTCAATGTCGGCACCGACCCCGCGCTGCGCGCGGATCGGGCGGGGGTGACGGCGGCCTTCCTGGAGGCCGGCGGCCGGGTCATCGATTCGTCGCCGATGTACGGCTCGTCCCAGGACGTGCTGGGCTATGCGCTGGACAGGGTCGGCCGTCCGGACGGACTGTTTGCCGCTGACAAGGTGTGGACCTCCTCAAAAGCGGCGGGGCCGGACCAGATCGCCGCCTCCGAGCGGAAATGGGGCGTGTCCGGCTTCGACCTGATGCAGGTCCACAATCTCAGGGCCTGGCAGGCGCACCTGCCCATGCTGTTCGACAGGAAGGCGGCGGGCGAGATCCGCTATGTCGGCATCAGCACCTCCGAAGGACGCCGTCACGACGCCTTCGAGGACATCATGCGCAGTCAGCCGCTCGATTTCGTGCAGGTCAGCTACAACGTCGCCAACCGGGAGGTGGAGGAGCGCATCCTGCCGCTCGCCCGCGACCGCGGCATCGCCGTGATCGTCAACCGTCCGTTCCAGCAGGACCGGCTGACGCGCTGGCTGGAAGGTCGGCCGCTGCCCGGTTTCGCGGACGAGATCGGGGCGTCGACCTGGGCCCAGGTGCTGCTGAAGTTCATTCTCGCCGAGCCGGCCGTCACCGTGGCGATCCCGGCGACGACGAAGGCCGAGCACGCGCGCGAGAATGTCGCAGCTGCCTCCGGGCCACTGCCGGACCGGGCGATGCGCGAGCGGATCGTCACCTATCTGCAGGAGCTCTAG
- a CDS encoding NAD(P)-dependent oxidoreductase — MKIAFIGFGEAARAFRESLAETDPALVFSAYDILFSSEGTAGVTAETARTAGVEVASGPAEAVADADWVISAVTASSSLDAARSVADALKAGQVFVDINSVSPARKQATAELVAGNGAVYVDMAVMAPVHPRRHRTPVLVAGSLPDPLVDAIRRLDFAFEIVGEDVGSATAIKMVRSQFVKGLEAITVETLLAAAASGCFDRVLSSLSASYPGLDLKTLAPYQFERTLKHGVRRAAEMRESATTVNELGLEGALGEAIADIQQRMGDLPATDVDADDLEASLKRLLDEIRR, encoded by the coding sequence ATGAAGATCGCATTCATCGGCTTCGGCGAGGCGGCTCGGGCCTTCCGCGAAAGCCTCGCCGAGACGGACCCGGCGCTCGTCTTCTCCGCCTACGACATCCTGTTTTCCTCCGAAGGGACGGCTGGTGTCACCGCGGAGACCGCGCGGACCGCGGGTGTCGAGGTGGCTTCAGGCCCCGCCGAGGCGGTCGCCGACGCCGACTGGGTGATCTCCGCGGTCACCGCCAGCTCCAGCCTGGACGCGGCCCGGTCCGTCGCCGATGCGCTAAAGGCCGGCCAGGTGTTTGTCGACATCAACTCCGTCTCGCCCGCCCGCAAGCAGGCGACGGCGGAACTCGTCGCCGGCAACGGCGCCGTCTATGTCGACATGGCGGTGATGGCGCCGGTCCATCCCCGCCGTCACCGCACGCCGGTGCTTGTGGCCGGCAGCCTCCCCGATCCGCTCGTCGACGCGATCCGGCGTCTCGACTTCGCCTTCGAGATCGTCGGCGAGGACGTCGGATCCGCCACAGCGATCAAGATGGTCCGCAGCCAGTTCGTGAAGGGGCTGGAGGCGATCACGGTGGAGACGCTTCTGGCCGCCGCCGCTTCGGGCTGCTTCGACCGGGTGCTGAGCTCGCTGTCGGCCTCCTATCCCGGCCTCGACCTGAAGACGCTGGCCCCCTACCAGTTCGAGCGCACCCTGAAGCACGGCGTCCGGCGGGCGGCGGAAATGCGCGAGAGCGCAACGACCGTCAACGAACTCGGTCTCGAAGGCGCGCTCGGCGAGGCCATTGCCGACATCCAGCAGCGCATGGGCGACCTTCCCGCCACCGACGTCGATGCCGACGATCTCGAGGCCAGCCTGAAGCGCCTCCTGGACGAGATCCGGCGCTAG
- a CDS encoding nuclear transport factor 2 family protein, whose amino-acid sequence MTIHAFMAAYKRVWEGQDSEGFAAFFKPDGRYHNTPFQVQDTPQARADYWDRIKLQQDIEVSYEVLAETETGGIAHWTVTYQVASEELFQIWAKSTGTGLPDRKPGDPLPRMELDGVLVAQLAPDGLAEEVRIWWHSRAFSAQTDMSER is encoded by the coding sequence ATGACCATTCACGCCTTCATGGCGGCCTACAAGCGCGTGTGGGAGGGCCAGGATTCGGAAGGGTTCGCCGCGTTCTTCAAACCGGACGGGCGCTATCACAACACCCCGTTCCAGGTGCAGGACACGCCCCAGGCGCGCGCGGACTACTGGGACCGCATCAAGCTGCAGCAGGACATTGAGGTGTCCTACGAGGTTCTGGCGGAGACGGAGACCGGCGGCATCGCCCACTGGACCGTCACCTATCAGGTGGCGTCGGAGGAGCTGTTCCAGATCTGGGCCAAATCCACCGGAACCGGTCTTCCCGACCGCAAGCCCGGCGATCCGCTGCCGCGGATGGAGCTCGATGGCGTTCTGGTGGCGCAGCTGGCGCCGGACGGACTGGCGGAGGAGGTGCGCATCTGGTGGCACTCGAGAGCCTTTTCCGCTCAGACGGATATGTCTGAGCGATAG
- a CDS encoding TetR/AcrR family transcriptional regulator: MSRPDTRTAILEAAEDLFAERGFGSAPLREIARSAGVNVGSVTYHFGDKLGLLEAIYSAHTTPMNARRLELIGEAMRIRDDDQRLMAVLRAYVLPAFVASHDDAGGGARFTRVRAVLSAEGNPEARQIIARAFDATTRAFIDAVADCLPGADRDAIVWRSQFLLGSLYYTLINPERITRLSDGRTDGADHQRAIDELVATSFASLRALDRRDAGAAPVAESA; encoded by the coding sequence GTGTCCCGTCCCGATACAAGAACCGCCATTCTGGAAGCCGCCGAGGACCTGTTCGCCGAGCGCGGATTCGGGTCGGCGCCCCTGCGCGAGATCGCCCGCTCCGCCGGCGTCAACGTCGGCAGCGTCACCTATCATTTCGGCGACAAGCTCGGCCTCCTGGAGGCGATCTACTCCGCCCATACGACGCCCATGAACGCCCGCCGTCTGGAGCTGATCGGCGAGGCCATGCGCATTCGCGACGACGACCAGCGGCTGATGGCGGTGCTGCGCGCCTACGTCCTGCCGGCCTTCGTCGCCTCCCACGACGACGCCGGCGGCGGAGCGCGCTTCACCCGGGTCCGGGCCGTGCTGTCGGCCGAAGGCAATCCGGAGGCCCGCCAGATCATCGCACGCGCCTTCGACGCCACCACCCGCGCCTTCATCGATGCGGTGGCCGACTGCCTGCCCGGCGCCGACCGCGACGCCATCGTCTGGCGCAGCCAGTTCCTGCTCGGTTCGCTCTACTACACCCTGATCAACCCGGAGCGGATCACCCGGCTTTCCGACGGACGCACCGACGGCGCGGACCACCAGCGCGCCATCGACGAACTCGTCGCAACAAGCTTCGCAAGCCTCAGGGCGCTGGACCGGCGGGACGCTGGTGCGGCCCCTGTTGCTGAGTCTGCCTAG
- a CDS encoding TAXI family TRAP transporter solute-binding subunit has translation MKLTHALTALALGSALVASPAVAQERIAIGTGGTGGLFYVIGAGMADVLNKHMDNTTARAEVTGASIENIRRVSAEQMDFGFSSSSTLYEAKNGEGAFDGDPQPVAAMAYLYPAVLQIATTADTGIQSIEDLEGKSVNLGPPGSNSAVLARRLLEAYGVFDPSTAQFLSYTEGTNALMNGSVQATAALAGAPTAALIDLDAQEDMVLLSVDAEKVKGMLEEYPFYQLYDIPAGTYPDQTEAVTVINDPATLFTKADADEERIYVITETLFGNLGELGEIHPKAKEISLDTATNTPIDLHPGAKRYFDEAK, from the coding sequence GTGAAACTCACCCACGCACTCACGGCCCTCGCCCTCGGATCGGCGCTCGTCGCGTCGCCCGCCGTGGCGCAGGAGCGCATCGCCATCGGCACCGGCGGCACCGGCGGCCTGTTCTACGTCATCGGCGCCGGCATGGCCGATGTGCTCAACAAGCACATGGACAACACCACGGCGCGCGCCGAGGTGACCGGTGCCTCGATCGAGAACATCCGTCGCGTCTCTGCCGAGCAGATGGATTTCGGCTTCTCTTCGTCCTCCACCCTCTACGAGGCGAAGAACGGTGAAGGCGCATTCGACGGCGATCCCCAGCCCGTCGCCGCGATGGCCTACCTCTACCCGGCCGTCCTGCAGATCGCGACGACCGCTGACACCGGCATCCAGTCGATCGAGGACCTCGAGGGCAAGTCGGTCAACCTGGGCCCGCCAGGCTCGAACTCCGCCGTCCTCGCCCGGCGCCTCCTGGAGGCCTACGGCGTCTTCGATCCGTCGACCGCCCAGTTCCTGTCCTACACCGAAGGCACGAACGCGCTCATGAACGGCTCGGTCCAGGCCACCGCCGCTCTTGCCGGCGCGCCCACGGCGGCCCTCATCGACCTGGACGCCCAGGAGGACATGGTGCTCCTGTCGGTCGACGCGGAGAAGGTGAAGGGGATGCTCGAGGAGTACCCGTTCTACCAGCTCTACGACATCCCGGCCGGCACCTATCCCGACCAGACCGAAGCGGTCACCGTGATCAACGATCCGGCCACGCTCTTCACCAAGGCCGACGCCGACGAAGAGCGGATCTACGTGATCACCGAGACGCTGTTCGGCAATCTCGGCGAACTCGGCGAGATCCATCCCAAGGCGAAGGAGATCTCGCTCGACACGGCGACCAACACGCCGATCGACCTGCATCCGGGCGCCAAGCGCTACTTCGACGAAGCGAAGTGA